One Portunus trituberculatus isolate SZX2019 chromosome 45, ASM1759143v1, whole genome shotgun sequence DNA segment encodes these proteins:
- the LOC123519232 gene encoding flavin-containing monooxygenase FMO GS-OX-like 2 encodes MPYNREVSTRLLTDSGCANESPGEDAGNKEDWNRGTKRVPRQRGERLAGSLACLGGPGDPRRAQGDNIAETVLCSSGGGEPVLASRASTPDKASDSWKTLWVLPPLGHRLLYKLRPPPPCLLLLPPTDYLLGDDHLQSLLCFTRCPTRPAAARAVCVFRADSPIVCLTYSPTLLCVQFRHHVEKVKPVDRDDGSNGWAVTVQDLETNTTTTSFCDSILVCNGHYSVPMMPPIKDIDKFRGQQMHSHDYREPEPFRGLRVAVLGASASGLDISLEVASVAKEVLLSHNHPVQIPSELPPNIRQVRGIVAAYEDGFVFGDGSQADADVLLCCTGYEFTFPFLSEECGVTVENNIVKPLYKHLIHTAFPTMAFVGIPFQIVPFPLFDVQVKFFLAVLTGDVTPLTHEEMDADTVHALQRLRCSGGQDRHYHRMGVEGSVRYMEELSTSAHLSPVPSYMLWFYKLVFMRMLFSLLTIKQHRYVVEAGGRVREWHNGREVNTVWNLRRLVVVQLMRLMWRDFGVFSFATKTLRKYLGL; translated from the exons ATGCCTTATAATCGAGAGGTCAGCACGCGGCTGCTTACGGACTCTGGCTGCGCTAATGAGTCTCCAGGAGAGGATG CTGGCAACAAAGAGGACTGGAATAGAGGTACAAAGAGAGTCCCGCGGCAGAGAGGGGAGCGTCTCGCCGGGTCCTTAGCGTGCTTGGGGGGGCCAGGAGACCCACGCCGAGCCCAAGGCGACAACATTGCGGAAACTGTGTTATGCTCAAGTGGCGGAGGAGAGCCGGTGTTAGCGTCCCGAGCGTCCACCCCCGACAAGGCCTCAGACTCTTGGAAAACGCT CTGGGTCCTGCCGCCACTAGGTCACAGGCTGCTGTACAAACTCCGGCCACCGCCACCctgcttactgctgctgccacctacTGACTATTTATTGGGTGACGACCATCTCCAGTCTCTGCTGTGCTTCACCAGGTGTCCCACACGGCCAGCAGCAGCGCGAGCAGTCTGTGTGTTCCGTGCAGACTCTCCTATTG TATGTCTAACATATTCCCCTACATTGTTGTGTGTTCAGTTTCGTCACCATGTGGAGAAAGTAAAGCCAGTTGATCGGGATGATGGAAGCAATGGCTGGGCTGTTACTGTGCAAGACCTTgagaccaacaccaccaccacctctttctgTGATAGCATCCTTGTGTGCAATGG CCACTACTCTGTGCCAATGATGCCGCCAATCAAAGACATCGACAAGTTCCGAGGCCAGCAGATGCACAGTCATGACTATCGAGAGCCGGAGCCTTTCAGAGGGTTGAGGGTGGCAGTGCTTGGTGCCTCAGCATCGGGTCTTGATATTTCCCTTGAGGTGGCAAGTGTGGCAAAAGAG GTCTTACTTTCCCACAACCATCCAGTTCAAATTCCATCAGAGCTTCCACCTAATATTCGTCAGGTGCGTGGCATTGTGGCAGCCTATGAAGATGGCTTTGTTTTTGGTGACGGGTCTCAGGCGGATGCTGATGTATTGCTATGCTGCACAG gTTACGAGTTCACATTCCCATTTCTTTCGGAGGAGTGTGGAGTGACTGTGGAGAACAATATTGTGAAGCCGCTGTACAAACACTTGATTCACACGGCATTTCCCACCATGGCTTTTGTTGGGATTCCATTTCAGATTGTTCCCTTCCCTCTATTCGATGTTCAG GTGAAGTTCTTCCTGGCAGTGCTGACAGGGGATGTTACCCCACTGACACATGAGGAAATGGACGCTGATACAGTACATGCACTGCAGCGCCTGAGGTGTAGTGGTGGCCAGGATCGGCACTATCACCGAATGGGTGTGGAAGGTTCAGTCCGCTACATGGAGGAATTATCAACCTCAGCTCATCTCTCCCCTGTGCCATCATACATGCTCTGGTTCTACAAGTTAGTCTTTATGAGGATGTTGTTCTCATTGTTGACTATAAAGCAACATCGGTACGTGGTGGAGGCCGGTGGACGAGTGAGGGAGTGGCACAATGGACGAGAGGTCAACACAGTGTGGAATCTGAGGAGGCTCGTTGTGGTGCAGTTGATGCGCCTCATGTGGCGAGACTTTGGGGTGTTTTCTTTTGCTACCAAGACACTAAGGAAGTACCTTGGATTATGA
- the LOC123519587 gene encoding scm-like with four MBT domains protein 2, whose product MAATEEDVISSSTVEVEECLLPSPGAVASVSPPTIPETPQMEELACQLEETSQPEPASQSEPAIQTEPTSPTVATEPANQSEPSNQTEPASQTEPASQSEPSSQPEPSSQPESSSQPESASQPDPASQPEPEEEFSWEEYLEETNTEAVPPSTFQHVERSLESGIFVDQLVEVENASHASPGYWLARVVTTCGPLLRLRYITQSSINVECWREIAQGGLHPVGWCSSHSIPLTVPPDLSAQLEEEDAKQEAIEAVEEAQKVGVSVPEEALDVDGYTAIDRIKCGMKVEVLWEGDALCGWVATVTENVGGRLLLRYDTPDCSGLTSWLFYQHARLRPPDWLHLQDYPHRYNHPASSLPYEDAEWAALLELSRDGARHSSVPCSLLTHTSLPEPHNIAEGMFLEAVHPFKPFSIHACKVVEIINPRYFKVSLESETEEVVWTTHIGDPLLLPCGYCKEFGLNLELPRDWPGESSFDWNVYLGESPAMLLTTQEMFPKRDSAEDSGFCSGNRMEVVNPSEPSQICVATVKQTAGHLVVVQLDSEREPTLVIHAADSQDLFPTGWCQANNYPLQLPAEYTPRPVQLQPSQSEQSQGSDSNDTAAGGGAAKSLWCQRLYVNHWCYTGPYLSKSKVAKQSQSVGPGSVELVLREVLSMTINAAYIPTRVLRELERNGPDPATVCPTWRSTPFKAKFKRYAYTANIPIATRASDVSDFLYSICQTLQCCPNLWSSVPSGENCPLLCTSQMTLQGGQSSGMRGRGKVSVNRSVRGCPGATRILHRRKRGGRKRLFVPVRANRLLPSKNLTPASEEVLEEAEEEEEAEIEEVEEYDVGSGSDGDTSSRSSRPTSPLLEQGLVARRQRKVFPRVDMQAKGMKFPEYNTQMKARQKRKFEGQDGASGCREEGAERREPMKRGRKSEFPDTSSGLEPATVRSDPLEWTVHDVEQYVAGQPAICHHAVKLRQQEVDGRAFLLLNLPTLVQHLGLPHSSAVALAQHICRVKLAHFLFYKPEP is encoded by the exons ATGGCTGCCACTGAAGAGGATGTGATATCATCCTCTACTGTGGAAGTTGAGGAGTGCCTACTGCCCTCCCCAGGAGCTGTGGCCAGTGTGTCTCCACCCACCATACCTGAAACCCCACAGATGGAGGAGCTGGCTTGTCAGCTGGAGGAAACCAGTCAGCCAGAGCCAGCTAGTCAGTCTGAACCAGCCATTCAGACTGAGCCAACCAGTCCAACTGTGGCAActgagccagccaatcagtctGAGCCATCCAATCAGACTGAGCCAGCCAGTCAGACTGAACCAGCCAGTCAGAGCGAGCCTTCTAGTCAGCCAGAGCCATCCAGTCAGCCAGAGTCATCCAGTCAGCCAgaatcagccagtcagccagatCCAGCCAGTCAGCCTGAACCAG AGGAAGAATTTTCTTGGGAGGAATACCTAGAAGAGACCAACACTGAAGCTGTTCCTCCGTCTACTTTTCAGCAC GTTGAAAGGAGCCTTGAGTCTGGGATCTTTGTGGACCAGCTGGTGGAAGTAGAGAATGCCAGCCATGCATCCCCCGGCTACTGGCTGGCTCGTGTTGTCACCACCTGTGGACCACTGCTCAG ACTGCGCTACATCACACAAAGCAGCATCAATGTAGAGTGCTGGCGTGAGATTGCACAGGGAGGACTACACCCGGTGGGATGGTGCAGCAGCCACTCCATCCCCCTGACAGTGCCCCCAGACCTCAGTGCtcagctggaggaagaggatgccAAACAGGAGGCCATAGAGGCAGTGGAAGAAGCCCAGAAAGTTGGAGTGTCTGTTCCAGAGGAGGCTCTTGATGTAGATGGTTACACTGCTATTGATCGCATCAAGTGTGGAATGAAGGTAGAG GTGCTGTGGGAAGGTGATGCGCTGTGTGGATGGGTTGCCACTGTCACGGAAAATGTGGGTGGACGTCTCCTGCTACGTTATGACACTCCAGACTGTTCAGGGCTAACCTCCTGGCTCTTCTACCAACACGCACGGCTCCGACCCCCAGACTGGCTCCACCTCCAGGACTATCCACACAG gTACAACCACCCTGCTTCAAGTTTGCCGTATGAGGATGCTGAGTGGGCTGCCCTTCTAGAGCTCAGTCGGGATGGAGCCAGACACTCCTCTGTGCCTTGCTCTCTCCTCACGCACACCAGCCTCCCTGAGCCTCACAATATTGCTGAGGGAATGTTCCTGGAAGCTGTCCATCCTTTCAAGCCATTCTCAATTCATGCCTGCAAGGTAGTGGAAATCATCAACCCCCGGTATTTCAAAGTCTCCTTAGAGTCAGAGACAGAAGAGGTTGTATGGACCACTCATATAGGTGACCCTCTGTTACTGCCTTGTGGATACTGCAAGGAGTTTGGTCTTAACTTGGAACTTCCAAGAGACTGGCCAGGGGAAAGCAGCTTTGATTGGAATGTCTATCTAGGAGAATCACCTGCAATGCTACTGACAACTCAAGAAATGTTTCCAAAACGTGACTCTGCAGAGGACTCAGGTTTCTGTTCTGGCAATAGAATGGAGGTAGTAAATCCATCAGAACCAAGCCAGATATGTGTTGCCACGGTGAAACAGACGGCTGGAcatttggtggtggtgcagcttgACTCTGAGAGGGAGCCTACATTGGTGATCCACGCAGCAGACAGCCAGGATCTCTTCCCGACTGGCTGGTGTCAAGCCAACAACTACCCTCTCCAGCTCCCAGCAGAGTACACTCCACGCCCTGTTCAGCTCCAGCCCTCACAGTCG GAGCAAAGCCAAGGCAGTGATAGTAATGacactgctgcaggaggaggggcagcCAAGTCCCTGTGGTGTCAACGCCTCTATGTGAACCACTGGTGCTACACAGGACCTTACCTCAGCAAGTCTAAAGTTG CTAAGCAGTCTCAAAGTGTGGGTCCCGGATCTGTGGAGCTAGTGCTGCGTGAGGTGCTCTCCATGACTATCAATGCAGCGTATATCCCCACTCGAGTCCTGAGGGAACTTGAGCGCAATGGACCAGACCCAGCCACTGTGTGTCCCACCTGGCGCTCCACTCCTTTCAAGGCCAA GTTCAAAAGGTATGCCTACACTGCCAACATTCCCATCGCCACAAGAGCAAGTGATGTGAGTGACTTCCTTTACTCGATATGTCAGACTCTGCAGTGCTGCCCAAACCTGTGGTCTTCTGTGCCTTCAGGGGAAAACTGTCCTCTGCTTTGTACTTCTCAG ATGACTTTACAAGGTGGGCAGTCCTCCGGCATGAGGGGTCGCGGTAAAGTGTCTGTCAACAGGAGTGTCAGAGGCTGCCCAGGTGCTACACGAATCCTTCACCGCCGTAAGCGGGGTGGTCGTAAGCGACTCTTTGTTCCTGTAAGAGCCAATCGCCTCCTACCATCAAAGAATCTCACTC CTGCATCAGAGGAGGTTCTGGAAGaagctgaggaggaagaagaggcagagatagaagaggtggaggaatatgatgTTGGCAGTGGCTCTGATGGCGACACAAGCTCCCGCAGTTCCCGGCCAACCAGTCCTCTCTTAGAGCAAGGACTGGTAGCACGGCGGCAGCGTAAAGTGTTCCCTAGGGTGGACATGCAGGCTAAGGGGATGAAATTTCCCGAGTATAACACTCAGATGAAGGCTCGCCAAAAGAGGAAATTTGAGGGACAGGATGGAGCCTCTGGTTGTAGGGAAGAAGGCGCAGAACGCAGGGAGCCAATGAAGAGAGGTCGAAAAAGTGAATTCCCAGATACCAGCTCAGGATTAGAGCCAGCCACTGTAAGGTCAGACCCTCTGGAGTGGACGGTGCATGACGTGGAGCAATATGTTGCTGGTCAGCCTGCCATCTGCCACCATGCAGTTAAACTCCGTCAACAAGAGGTTGATGGacgtgccttcctcctcctgaacctgcCCACTCTTGTCCAGCACCTTGGTCTCCCTCATAGCTCAGCTGTTGCCCTTGCTCAGCATATCTGCCGGGTTAAGCtggctcattttcttttttacaaacCAGAACCATGA